In Glycine max cultivar Williams 82 chromosome 7, Glycine_max_v4.0, whole genome shotgun sequence, a single window of DNA contains:
- the LOC100798388 gene encoding cytochrome P450 78A3, whose product MTTHIDNLWVLALVSKCTQENIAWSLLTIMVTLWLSMTFFCWSHPGGPAWGKYYSFHYWKKTTTTTTSTSNNTNSNNLKMIPGPKGYPFIGSMSLMTSLAHHRIAAAAQACKATRLMAFSMGDTRVIVTCHPHVAKEILNSSVFADRPIKESAYSLMFNRAIGFAPYGVYWRTLRRIAATHLFCPKQIKASELQRAEIAAQMTHSFRNRRGGFGIRSVLKRASLNNMMWSVFGQRYDLDETNTSVDELSRLVEQGYDLLGTLNWGDHIPFLKDFDLQKIRFTCSKLVPQVNRFVGSIIADHQTDTTQTNRDFVHVLLSLQGPDKLSHSDMIAVLWEMIFRGTDTVAVLIEWIMARMVLHPEVQRRVQEELDAVVGGGARALKEEDVAATAYLLAVVKEVLRLHPPGPLLSWARLAITDTTIDGYNVPAGTTAMVNMWAIGRDPEVWLDPLDFKPERFMGLEAEFSVLGSDLRLAPFGSGRRTCPGKTLGLSTVTFWVARLLHEFEWLPSDEGKVDLTEVLRLSCEMANPLYVKVRPRRGLST is encoded by the exons ATGACAACCCACATTGATAACCTGTGGGTGTTGGCCTTGGTCTCAAAATGCACACAAGAGAACATTGCATGGTCACTCTTGACCATCATGGTCACTCTCTGGCTCTCCATGACCTTCTTCTGCTGGTCTCATCCCGGTGGTCCTGCTTGGGGCAAGTACTACTCCTTTCATTACTGGAAAAAAacaaccacaaccacaaccTCAACCTCAAACAACACAAACTCCAACAACCTTAAAATGATTCCCGGTCCCAAAGGCTATCCTTTCATTGGAAGCATGAGCCTCATGACATCCCTTGCACACCACCGTATTGCTGCCGCTGCTCAAGCATGCAAAGCCACCAGGCTCATGGCCTTCTCCATGGGTGACACGCGTGTCATCGTCACGTGCCACCCCCACGTGGCCAAGGAGATTCTTAACAGCTCCGTCTTCGCCGATCGTCCCATAAAGGAATCAGCCTACAGCCTCATGTTCAACCGCGCCATCGGCTTTGCCCCTTACGGCGTTTACTGGCGCACCCTCCGCCGCATCGCCGCCACGCACCTCTTCTGCCCCAAACAAATCAAGGCCTCGGAGCTCCAGCGCGCCGAAATCGCCGCCCAGATGACCCACTCGTTCCGAAACCGCCGCGGCGGTTTCGGAATCCGCAGCGTTCTCAAGAGAGCGTCGCTCAACAACATGATGTGGTCGGTGTTTGGACAAAGATATGACCTTGACGAGACAAACACTTCAGTGGACGAGTTATCCCGGTTAGTGGAACAAGGCTATGACTTGTTGGGTACCCTTAATTGGGGAGACCATATCCCTTTTCTGAAAGACTTTGACCTTCAAAAAATCCGGTTTACCTGCTCCAAACTCGTCCCCCAAGTGAACCGGTTCGTAGGTTCAATCATCGCCGACCACCAAACCGACACAACCCAAACCAACCGCGATTTCGTTCATGTTTTGCTCTCTCTCCAAGGTCCCGATAAATTGTCTCACTCCGACATGATTGCTGTCCTCTGG GAAATGATATTTAGGGGGACCGACACGGTGGCGGTTTTGATTGAGTGGATTATGGCAAGGATGGTGCTTCATCCGGAGGTACAAAGGAGGGTGCAAGAGGAGCTGGACGCGGTGGTTGGAGGTGGTGCGCGCGCTTTGAAGGAGGAGGACGTGGCGGCGACGGCGTATCTTCTGGCGGTGGTGAAGGAGGTTCTGAGGCTGCACCCTCCAGGCCCGCTTCTCTCGTGGGCCCGCTTGGCCATCACCGATACGACCATTGATGGGTATAACGTGCCCGCGGGAACCACCGCCATGGTTAATATGTGGGCCATAGGAAGGGACCCGGAGGTGTGGCTGGACCCACTTGATTTCAAGCCCGAGAGGTTCATGGGCCTGGAGGCGGAGTTTTCTGTTCTCGGGTCGGATCTGAGGCTGGCTCCATTCGGGTCGGGTAGAAGAACCTGCCCCGGAAAGACTTTGGGTTTGAGCACCGTGACTTTCTGGGTGGCGAGGCTTTTGCACGAGTTTGAATGGCTACCATCTGATGAGGGGAAGGTTGATCTAACGGAGGTGCTGAGGCTCTCGTGTGAAATGGCTAACCCGCTCTATGTTAAAGTTCGCCCTAGGCGTGGATTAAgtacttaa